A section of the Corvus moneduloides isolate bCorMon1 chromosome 29, bCorMon1.pri, whole genome shotgun sequence genome encodes:
- the ARHGEF2 gene encoding rho guanine nucleotide exchange factor 2 isoform X6, with protein MKEGKEKDARYTNGHLFTTISVSGMTMCFACNKSITAKEALVCPTCNVTIHNRCKDTLPNCTKVKQKQQKAALLKNSSALQSVSLRNKNAIRERPNSAIYPSESFRQTLLGSRRGRPSLSLSKSVSTTNISGTFNDDSPLGIRRILSQSTDSLNMRNRTLSVESLIDEGPDVILSQLLSDLEADGKEFEADSWSLAVDNSFLQQHRMDVMKRQDVIYELMQTELHHVRTLKIMGALFRRAMLEELQLDPGTVQRIFPCLDELSHIHERFLAQLLERRRESLAQDSNKNFVIDRLGDILVSQFSGPSAEQLRKAYAEFCSKHTKALKEYKDLLARDKRFQQFIRRVTRSPLLRRHGVPECILLVTQRITKYPVLIERILKNSKDNEGDCADLSRALRLVKELLSAVDEEVHAWELRGRLWDVFRRVDPRAKVPLLWDSRPGAFGRDELLRRKLVHSGGMLWKTAAGRFKDVLVLLMTDVLVFLQEKDQKYTFPMLDKPAVISLQNLIVRDIANQEKGMFLISAAPPEMYEVHAASRDDRNHWMKVIQQAVSLCPSRQDFPLIETETEASLRKLKERMEQHDRQIAALLEEKVGIFADMLALGSGCSEPPPAPRGTPFPGDLTRGPRGDVLLHDAIREVECLKEIFTGCTRDRDRDQNQNNPPEAESCPSPSTSNGDSGSINGSLEFRADPDAGQRDGNGNQVPPRGSQEEINQRLVNLYGLLLRLQVQLTHQEVLLELQVPPEGLQRPRPRRGSQPAVPVTGGAEPGAGAELALLQRQHGLVQEELSRCRQLCQERAQEAAALESRLRDSERERSRLERELQEARGTPAGPRGRRAAEPRRRSLPAGDALYLSFTPPQLSHASPPAGLPFHPPAFPSPRDELEFRGADPERLREGEDTLDVLLEDEGGLGSRHSPPASPRDFLRMQDIPEEVENSQELKEGDGDS; from the exons atgaaggaagggaaggagaaggacgcGCGTTACACCAACGGGCACCTCTTCACCACCATCTCCGTGTCCGGCATGACCATGTGCTTCGCCTGCAACAAGAGCATCACGGCCAAGGAAGCGCTCGTGTGTCCCA CCTGCAACGTCACCATCCACAACCGCTGCAAGGACACCCTGCCCAACTGCACCAAGGTGAAGCAGAAG CAGCAGAAGGCGGCGCTGCTGAAGaacagctcagccctgcagtcGGTGTCCCTGCGCAACAAGA aTGCCATCCGGGAGCGCCCCAATTCCGCCATCTACCCCTCGGAGAGTTTCCGGCAGACGCTGCTGGGAtcccgccgcggccgcccctCTTTGTCCCTCTCCAAGAGCGTCTCCACCACCAACATCTCGGG GACGTTCAACGATGACTCCCCCCTGGGAATCCGGCGGATCCTGTCCCAGTCCACGGATTCCCTCAACATGCGCAACCGGACGCTCTCCGTGGAGTCGCTGATCGACGAAG GCCCTGACGTCATCCTGAGCCAGCTGCTGAGCGATCTGGAGGCAGACGGGAAGGAGTTCGAGGCGGATTCCTGGAGCCTGGCAGTGGATAacagcttcctgcagcagcaccgcATGGACGTCATGAAGCGTCAGGATGTCATCTAcg AGCTGATGCAGACGGAGCTGCACCACGTGCGGACGCTGAAGATCATGGGCGCCCTGTTCCGCAGGGCaatgctggaggagctgcagctggaccCCGGCACTGTCCAGCGCATCTTCCCCTGCCTCGACGAGCTCAGCCACATCCACGAGCGCTTCCTGgcccagctcctggagcggCGCCGGGAATCGCTGGCCCAGGACAGCAACAAGAACTTCGTCATCGACCGCCTCGGTGACATCCTCGTCAGCCAG TTCTCGGGCCCGAGCGCGGAGCAGCTGCGCAAAGCCTACGCGGAGTTCTGCAGCAAACACACCAAGGCGCTCAAGGAGTACAAGGACCTGCTGGCCCGGGACAAGCGCTTCCAGCAGTTCATCCGG cgGGTGACACGATCCCCCCTCCTCCGCCGCCACGGCGTCCCCGAGTGCATCCTGCTGGTGACGCAGCGCATCACCAAGTACCCCGTGCTCATCGAGCGCATCCTCAAGAATTCCAAAG ACAACGAGGGGGACTGCGCGGACCTGTCGCGGGCGCTGCGGTTGGTGAAGGAGCTGCTCTCGGCCGTGGACGAGGAGGTTCACGCTTGGGAGCTCCGCGGGCGCCTCTGGGACGTTTTCCGGCGCGTGGACCCGCGGGCCAAGGTGCCGCTGCTCTGGGATAGCCGCCCCGGAGCGTTCGGGAGGGACGAGCTGCTCCGCAGGAAGCTGGTGCACAGCGGGGGGATGCTCTGGAAAACGGCGGCCGGGCGCTTCAAAG ACGTCCTGGTGCTGCTGATGACGGACGTGCTCGTGTTCCTGCAAGAGAAGGACCAGAAATACACCTTCCCCATGCTG GACAAGCCGGCCGTCATCTCCCTGCAAAACCTGATCGTGCGGGACATCGCCAACCAGGAGAAGGGGATGTTCCTGATCAGCGCGGCCCCGCCTGAGATGTACGAGGTGCACGCGGCTTCCCGGGATGACCGCAACCACTGGATGAAGGTCATCCAGCAGGCCGTCAGCCT CTGTCCGAGCCGCCAGGATTTCCCCCTGATTGAGACGGAGACTGAAGCGTCCTTGCGGAAGCTGAAAG AGCGGATGGAGCAGCACGACCGTCAGATCGCGGcgctgctggaggagaaggtCGGGATTTTTGCGGACATGCTGGCGCTGGGCAGCGGCTGCTCTGAGCCTCCCCCGGCCCCCCGCGGGacccccttccctggggaccTCACCCGGGGCCCCCGCggggatgtgctgctgcatgACGCCATCCGGGAAG TGGAATGCCTGAAGGAGATTTTCACGGGATGCAcccgggatcgggatcgggaccAGAACCAGAACAACCCCCCCGAGGccgagagctgccccagccccagcaccagca ACGGTGACTCCGGCAGCATCAACGGCTCCTTGGAATTCCGGGCAGATCCGGATGCTGGGCAGCGG GACGGGAATGGGAATCAAGTCCCTCCGAGGGGATCCCAGGAG GAGATCAACCAGCGCCTGGTGAACCTCTACGGGCTCCTGCTGCGGCTCCAG GTCCAGCTGACCCatcaggaggtgctgctggagctgcaggtgccTCCGGAGGGGCTGcagcggccgcggccccgccggggctCCCAGCCGGCCGTGCCGGTGACCGGGGGCGCGGAGCCGGGCGCCGGGGCGGAGCTGGCGCTGCTGCAGCGGCAGCACGggctggtgcaggaggagctgagccGCTGCcggcagctgtgccaggagcgGGCGCAGGAGGCGGCGGCTCTGGAGTCGCGGCTGCGGGACAGCGAGCGGGAGAGGTCCCGGTTGGAgcgggagctgcaggaggcGCGGGGGAcaccggcggggccgcgggggcggcgggcggcggagCCCCGGCGCAGGAGCCTCCCGGCCGGGGATGCGCTGTACCTGAGCTTCACCCCCCCGCAG ctgAGCCACGCCAGCCCCCCCGCCGGCCTCCCGTTCCATCCCCCCGCCTTCCCCAGCCCCCGGGACGAGCTGGAATTCCGGGGCGCCGATCCCGAGCGGCTGAGGGAGGGCGAAGACACCCTGGACGTGCTCCTGGAGGATGAGGGGGGCTTGGGGAGCCGCCACTCCCCCCCCGCCAGCCCCCGAG ATTTCCTGAGGATGCAGGATATTCCCGAGGAGGTGGAGAACAGccaggagctgaaggagggcGACGGGGACAGTTAG
- the ARHGEF2 gene encoding rho guanine nucleotide exchange factor 2 isoform X2 has protein sequence MSRIESLSRHRSDRAKGKDKERMKEGKEKDARYTNGHLFTTISVSGMTMCFACNKSITAKEALVCPTCNVTIHNRCKDTLPNCTKVKQKQKAALLKNSSALQSVSLRNKNAIRERPNSAIYPSESFRQTLLGSRRGRPSLSLSKSVSTTNISGTFNDDSPLGIRRILSQSTDSLNMRNRTLSVESLIDEGPDVILSQLLSDLEADGKEFEADSWSLAVDNSFLQQHRMDVMKRQDVIYELMQTELHHVRTLKIMGALFRRAMLEELQLDPGTVQRIFPCLDELSHIHERFLAQLLERRRESLAQDSNKNFVIDRLGDILVSQFSGPSAEQLRKAYAEFCSKHTKALKEYKDLLARDKRFQQFIRRVTRSPLLRRHGVPECILLVTQRITKYPVLIERILKNSKDNEGDCADLSRALRLVKELLSAVDEEVHAWELRGRLWDVFRRVDPRAKVPLLWDSRPGAFGRDELLRRKLVHSGGMLWKTAAGRFKDVLVLLMTDVLVFLQEKDQKYTFPMLDKPAVISLQNLIVRDIANQEKGMFLISAAPPEMYEVHAASRDDRNHWMKVIQQAVSLCPSRQDFPLIETETEASLRKLKERMEQHDRQIAALLEEKVGIFADMLALGSGCSEPPPAPRGTPFPGDLTRGPRGDVLLHDAIREVECLKEIFTGCTRDRDRDQNQNNPPEAESCPSPSTSNGDSGSINGSLEFRADPDAGQRDGNGNQVPPRGSQEEINQRLVNLYGLLLRLQVQLTHQEVLLELQVPPEGLQRPRPRRGSQPAVPVTGGAEPGAGAELALLQRQHGLVQEELSRCRQLCQERAQEAAALESRLRDSERERSRLERELQEARGTPAGPRGRRAAEPRRRSLPAGDALYLSFTPPQLSHASPPAGLPFHPPAFPSPRDELEFRGADPERLREGEDTLDVLLEDEGGLGSRHSPPASPRDFLRMQDIPEEVENSQELKEGDGDS, from the exons ATGTCCCGTATCGAGTCGCTGTCGCGACACAGGAGCGATCGCGCCAAG GGCAAGGATAAGGAGAGgatgaaggaagggaaggagaaggacgcGCGTTACACCAACGGGCACCTCTTCACCACCATCTCCGTGTCCGGCATGACCATGTGCTTCGCCTGCAACAAGAGCATCACGGCCAAGGAAGCGCTCGTGTGTCCCA CCTGCAACGTCACCATCCACAACCGCTGCAAGGACACCCTGCCCAACTGCACCAAGGTGAAGCAGAAG CAGAAGGCGGCGCTGCTGAAGaacagctcagccctgcagtcGGTGTCCCTGCGCAACAAGA aTGCCATCCGGGAGCGCCCCAATTCCGCCATCTACCCCTCGGAGAGTTTCCGGCAGACGCTGCTGGGAtcccgccgcggccgcccctCTTTGTCCCTCTCCAAGAGCGTCTCCACCACCAACATCTCGGG GACGTTCAACGATGACTCCCCCCTGGGAATCCGGCGGATCCTGTCCCAGTCCACGGATTCCCTCAACATGCGCAACCGGACGCTCTCCGTGGAGTCGCTGATCGACGAAG GCCCTGACGTCATCCTGAGCCAGCTGCTGAGCGATCTGGAGGCAGACGGGAAGGAGTTCGAGGCGGATTCCTGGAGCCTGGCAGTGGATAacagcttcctgcagcagcaccgcATGGACGTCATGAAGCGTCAGGATGTCATCTAcg AGCTGATGCAGACGGAGCTGCACCACGTGCGGACGCTGAAGATCATGGGCGCCCTGTTCCGCAGGGCaatgctggaggagctgcagctggaccCCGGCACTGTCCAGCGCATCTTCCCCTGCCTCGACGAGCTCAGCCACATCCACGAGCGCTTCCTGgcccagctcctggagcggCGCCGGGAATCGCTGGCCCAGGACAGCAACAAGAACTTCGTCATCGACCGCCTCGGTGACATCCTCGTCAGCCAG TTCTCGGGCCCGAGCGCGGAGCAGCTGCGCAAAGCCTACGCGGAGTTCTGCAGCAAACACACCAAGGCGCTCAAGGAGTACAAGGACCTGCTGGCCCGGGACAAGCGCTTCCAGCAGTTCATCCGG cgGGTGACACGATCCCCCCTCCTCCGCCGCCACGGCGTCCCCGAGTGCATCCTGCTGGTGACGCAGCGCATCACCAAGTACCCCGTGCTCATCGAGCGCATCCTCAAGAATTCCAAAG ACAACGAGGGGGACTGCGCGGACCTGTCGCGGGCGCTGCGGTTGGTGAAGGAGCTGCTCTCGGCCGTGGACGAGGAGGTTCACGCTTGGGAGCTCCGCGGGCGCCTCTGGGACGTTTTCCGGCGCGTGGACCCGCGGGCCAAGGTGCCGCTGCTCTGGGATAGCCGCCCCGGAGCGTTCGGGAGGGACGAGCTGCTCCGCAGGAAGCTGGTGCACAGCGGGGGGATGCTCTGGAAAACGGCGGCCGGGCGCTTCAAAG ACGTCCTGGTGCTGCTGATGACGGACGTGCTCGTGTTCCTGCAAGAGAAGGACCAGAAATACACCTTCCCCATGCTG GACAAGCCGGCCGTCATCTCCCTGCAAAACCTGATCGTGCGGGACATCGCCAACCAGGAGAAGGGGATGTTCCTGATCAGCGCGGCCCCGCCTGAGATGTACGAGGTGCACGCGGCTTCCCGGGATGACCGCAACCACTGGATGAAGGTCATCCAGCAGGCCGTCAGCCT CTGTCCGAGCCGCCAGGATTTCCCCCTGATTGAGACGGAGACTGAAGCGTCCTTGCGGAAGCTGAAAG AGCGGATGGAGCAGCACGACCGTCAGATCGCGGcgctgctggaggagaaggtCGGGATTTTTGCGGACATGCTGGCGCTGGGCAGCGGCTGCTCTGAGCCTCCCCCGGCCCCCCGCGGGacccccttccctggggaccTCACCCGGGGCCCCCGCggggatgtgctgctgcatgACGCCATCCGGGAAG TGGAATGCCTGAAGGAGATTTTCACGGGATGCAcccgggatcgggatcgggaccAGAACCAGAACAACCCCCCCGAGGccgagagctgccccagccccagcaccagca ACGGTGACTCCGGCAGCATCAACGGCTCCTTGGAATTCCGGGCAGATCCGGATGCTGGGCAGCGG GACGGGAATGGGAATCAAGTCCCTCCGAGGGGATCCCAGGAG GAGATCAACCAGCGCCTGGTGAACCTCTACGGGCTCCTGCTGCGGCTCCAG GTCCAGCTGACCCatcaggaggtgctgctggagctgcaggtgccTCCGGAGGGGCTGcagcggccgcggccccgccggggctCCCAGCCGGCCGTGCCGGTGACCGGGGGCGCGGAGCCGGGCGCCGGGGCGGAGCTGGCGCTGCTGCAGCGGCAGCACGggctggtgcaggaggagctgagccGCTGCcggcagctgtgccaggagcgGGCGCAGGAGGCGGCGGCTCTGGAGTCGCGGCTGCGGGACAGCGAGCGGGAGAGGTCCCGGTTGGAgcgggagctgcaggaggcGCGGGGGAcaccggcggggccgcgggggcggcgggcggcggagCCCCGGCGCAGGAGCCTCCCGGCCGGGGATGCGCTGTACCTGAGCTTCACCCCCCCGCAG ctgAGCCACGCCAGCCCCCCCGCCGGCCTCCCGTTCCATCCCCCCGCCTTCCCCAGCCCCCGGGACGAGCTGGAATTCCGGGGCGCCGATCCCGAGCGGCTGAGGGAGGGCGAAGACACCCTGGACGTGCTCCTGGAGGATGAGGGGGGCTTGGGGAGCCGCCACTCCCCCCCCGCCAGCCCCCGAG ATTTCCTGAGGATGCAGGATATTCCCGAGGAGGTGGAGAACAGccaggagctgaaggagggcGACGGGGACAGTTAG
- the ARHGEF2 gene encoding rho guanine nucleotide exchange factor 2 isoform X1, with protein MSRIESLSRHRSDRAKGKDKERMKEGKEKDARYTNGHLFTTISVSGMTMCFACNKSITAKEALVCPTCNVTIHNRCKDTLPNCTKVKQKQQKAALLKNSSALQSVSLRNKNAIRERPNSAIYPSESFRQTLLGSRRGRPSLSLSKSVSTTNISGTFNDDSPLGIRRILSQSTDSLNMRNRTLSVESLIDEGPDVILSQLLSDLEADGKEFEADSWSLAVDNSFLQQHRMDVMKRQDVIYELMQTELHHVRTLKIMGALFRRAMLEELQLDPGTVQRIFPCLDELSHIHERFLAQLLERRRESLAQDSNKNFVIDRLGDILVSQFSGPSAEQLRKAYAEFCSKHTKALKEYKDLLARDKRFQQFIRRVTRSPLLRRHGVPECILLVTQRITKYPVLIERILKNSKDNEGDCADLSRALRLVKELLSAVDEEVHAWELRGRLWDVFRRVDPRAKVPLLWDSRPGAFGRDELLRRKLVHSGGMLWKTAAGRFKDVLVLLMTDVLVFLQEKDQKYTFPMLDKPAVISLQNLIVRDIANQEKGMFLISAAPPEMYEVHAASRDDRNHWMKVIQQAVSLCPSRQDFPLIETETEASLRKLKERMEQHDRQIAALLEEKVGIFADMLALGSGCSEPPPAPRGTPFPGDLTRGPRGDVLLHDAIREVECLKEIFTGCTRDRDRDQNQNNPPEAESCPSPSTSNGDSGSINGSLEFRADPDAGQRDGNGNQVPPRGSQEEINQRLVNLYGLLLRLQVQLTHQEVLLELQVPPEGLQRPRPRRGSQPAVPVTGGAEPGAGAELALLQRQHGLVQEELSRCRQLCQERAQEAAALESRLRDSERERSRLERELQEARGTPAGPRGRRAAEPRRRSLPAGDALYLSFTPPQLSHASPPAGLPFHPPAFPSPRDELEFRGADPERLREGEDTLDVLLEDEGGLGSRHSPPASPRDFLRMQDIPEEVENSQELKEGDGDS; from the exons ATGTCCCGTATCGAGTCGCTGTCGCGACACAGGAGCGATCGCGCCAAG GGCAAGGATAAGGAGAGgatgaaggaagggaaggagaaggacgcGCGTTACACCAACGGGCACCTCTTCACCACCATCTCCGTGTCCGGCATGACCATGTGCTTCGCCTGCAACAAGAGCATCACGGCCAAGGAAGCGCTCGTGTGTCCCA CCTGCAACGTCACCATCCACAACCGCTGCAAGGACACCCTGCCCAACTGCACCAAGGTGAAGCAGAAG CAGCAGAAGGCGGCGCTGCTGAAGaacagctcagccctgcagtcGGTGTCCCTGCGCAACAAGA aTGCCATCCGGGAGCGCCCCAATTCCGCCATCTACCCCTCGGAGAGTTTCCGGCAGACGCTGCTGGGAtcccgccgcggccgcccctCTTTGTCCCTCTCCAAGAGCGTCTCCACCACCAACATCTCGGG GACGTTCAACGATGACTCCCCCCTGGGAATCCGGCGGATCCTGTCCCAGTCCACGGATTCCCTCAACATGCGCAACCGGACGCTCTCCGTGGAGTCGCTGATCGACGAAG GCCCTGACGTCATCCTGAGCCAGCTGCTGAGCGATCTGGAGGCAGACGGGAAGGAGTTCGAGGCGGATTCCTGGAGCCTGGCAGTGGATAacagcttcctgcagcagcaccgcATGGACGTCATGAAGCGTCAGGATGTCATCTAcg AGCTGATGCAGACGGAGCTGCACCACGTGCGGACGCTGAAGATCATGGGCGCCCTGTTCCGCAGGGCaatgctggaggagctgcagctggaccCCGGCACTGTCCAGCGCATCTTCCCCTGCCTCGACGAGCTCAGCCACATCCACGAGCGCTTCCTGgcccagctcctggagcggCGCCGGGAATCGCTGGCCCAGGACAGCAACAAGAACTTCGTCATCGACCGCCTCGGTGACATCCTCGTCAGCCAG TTCTCGGGCCCGAGCGCGGAGCAGCTGCGCAAAGCCTACGCGGAGTTCTGCAGCAAACACACCAAGGCGCTCAAGGAGTACAAGGACCTGCTGGCCCGGGACAAGCGCTTCCAGCAGTTCATCCGG cgGGTGACACGATCCCCCCTCCTCCGCCGCCACGGCGTCCCCGAGTGCATCCTGCTGGTGACGCAGCGCATCACCAAGTACCCCGTGCTCATCGAGCGCATCCTCAAGAATTCCAAAG ACAACGAGGGGGACTGCGCGGACCTGTCGCGGGCGCTGCGGTTGGTGAAGGAGCTGCTCTCGGCCGTGGACGAGGAGGTTCACGCTTGGGAGCTCCGCGGGCGCCTCTGGGACGTTTTCCGGCGCGTGGACCCGCGGGCCAAGGTGCCGCTGCTCTGGGATAGCCGCCCCGGAGCGTTCGGGAGGGACGAGCTGCTCCGCAGGAAGCTGGTGCACAGCGGGGGGATGCTCTGGAAAACGGCGGCCGGGCGCTTCAAAG ACGTCCTGGTGCTGCTGATGACGGACGTGCTCGTGTTCCTGCAAGAGAAGGACCAGAAATACACCTTCCCCATGCTG GACAAGCCGGCCGTCATCTCCCTGCAAAACCTGATCGTGCGGGACATCGCCAACCAGGAGAAGGGGATGTTCCTGATCAGCGCGGCCCCGCCTGAGATGTACGAGGTGCACGCGGCTTCCCGGGATGACCGCAACCACTGGATGAAGGTCATCCAGCAGGCCGTCAGCCT CTGTCCGAGCCGCCAGGATTTCCCCCTGATTGAGACGGAGACTGAAGCGTCCTTGCGGAAGCTGAAAG AGCGGATGGAGCAGCACGACCGTCAGATCGCGGcgctgctggaggagaaggtCGGGATTTTTGCGGACATGCTGGCGCTGGGCAGCGGCTGCTCTGAGCCTCCCCCGGCCCCCCGCGGGacccccttccctggggaccTCACCCGGGGCCCCCGCggggatgtgctgctgcatgACGCCATCCGGGAAG TGGAATGCCTGAAGGAGATTTTCACGGGATGCAcccgggatcgggatcgggaccAGAACCAGAACAACCCCCCCGAGGccgagagctgccccagccccagcaccagca ACGGTGACTCCGGCAGCATCAACGGCTCCTTGGAATTCCGGGCAGATCCGGATGCTGGGCAGCGG GACGGGAATGGGAATCAAGTCCCTCCGAGGGGATCCCAGGAG GAGATCAACCAGCGCCTGGTGAACCTCTACGGGCTCCTGCTGCGGCTCCAG GTCCAGCTGACCCatcaggaggtgctgctggagctgcaggtgccTCCGGAGGGGCTGcagcggccgcggccccgccggggctCCCAGCCGGCCGTGCCGGTGACCGGGGGCGCGGAGCCGGGCGCCGGGGCGGAGCTGGCGCTGCTGCAGCGGCAGCACGggctggtgcaggaggagctgagccGCTGCcggcagctgtgccaggagcgGGCGCAGGAGGCGGCGGCTCTGGAGTCGCGGCTGCGGGACAGCGAGCGGGAGAGGTCCCGGTTGGAgcgggagctgcaggaggcGCGGGGGAcaccggcggggccgcgggggcggcgggcggcggagCCCCGGCGCAGGAGCCTCCCGGCCGGGGATGCGCTGTACCTGAGCTTCACCCCCCCGCAG ctgAGCCACGCCAGCCCCCCCGCCGGCCTCCCGTTCCATCCCCCCGCCTTCCCCAGCCCCCGGGACGAGCTGGAATTCCGGGGCGCCGATCCCGAGCGGCTGAGGGAGGGCGAAGACACCCTGGACGTGCTCCTGGAGGATGAGGGGGGCTTGGGGAGCCGCCACTCCCCCCCCGCCAGCCCCCGAG ATTTCCTGAGGATGCAGGATATTCCCGAGGAGGTGGAGAACAGccaggagctgaaggagggcGACGGGGACAGTTAG